In Ignavibacteriales bacterium, the following proteins share a genomic window:
- the rimO gene encoding 30S ribosomal protein S12 methylthiotransferase RimO, with translation MCVSKQSKINVITLGCPKNVVDSEYLLGQLKHSSIQLVASADDADTVIINTCGFIKDAKQESIDAIMEAVEKKNRGELKKIVVMGCLSERFKKELAAEIPEVDSFFGTNQLRDVLTDLDVHYKSELLGERFLTTPTHYAYLKISEGCDNPCSFCAIPLMRGQHRSKPVEEVVHEARLLAARGVKELIVIGQDTTYYGLDLYSERQLANLLGALNGIDGIEWIRLMYAYPAKFPDDVIEAFKKFQKLCRYIDIPIQHNSDSVLKSMRRGITERSTRDLLLRLKSEISGVAIRTTLIVGYPNETEDDFQALCDFVKEMRFHRLGVFTYSKEEGTAAFGLGDPVSEEIKQERQATIMEIQKDISESYNESLIGKSVKVLIDSQDGEFFIGRTEWDAPEIDQEVFVSSSQPLKVGTFHTVIITDAEEYDLFASV, from the coding sequence ATGTGTGTGTCTAAACAGTCGAAGATCAATGTCATTACACTCGGATGTCCAAAGAATGTTGTTGACTCGGAATACCTTCTCGGTCAATTAAAGCACAGCAGTATCCAGCTTGTTGCAAGCGCTGATGATGCCGATACGGTTATCATCAACACCTGTGGATTTATTAAGGATGCGAAGCAGGAATCCATCGACGCAATTATGGAAGCGGTGGAAAAGAAGAACCGCGGTGAGCTGAAAAAAATTGTAGTGATGGGATGCCTCTCGGAGCGATTCAAAAAAGAACTCGCGGCCGAAATTCCAGAAGTCGATTCGTTCTTTGGCACCAATCAATTGCGCGATGTGCTTACAGATCTTGACGTTCATTATAAAAGTGAATTGCTCGGCGAACGTTTTCTGACGACGCCAACACATTATGCATATTTAAAAATCTCCGAAGGCTGCGACAATCCATGTTCGTTCTGTGCAATCCCGTTGATGCGCGGGCAGCACCGAAGCAAACCGGTTGAAGAAGTTGTCCATGAGGCGCGGCTGTTGGCAGCAAGGGGCGTGAAAGAACTCATTGTCATTGGGCAAGATACAACATACTACGGATTGGATTTGTACAGCGAGCGGCAGCTTGCAAACCTTCTTGGCGCATTAAACGGTATCGATGGAATCGAATGGATCCGGCTTATGTACGCGTATCCCGCAAAATTTCCTGATGACGTCATTGAGGCGTTTAAAAAATTCCAAAAATTGTGCCGCTATATTGACATCCCAATTCAACATAATTCCGACAGCGTATTAAAATCAATGAGACGAGGCATTACGGAACGCTCAACACGGGATTTGTTGTTGCGCTTAAAGAGCGAAATATCTGGCGTTGCAATCCGCACCACGCTTATCGTCGGGTATCCAAACGAAACCGAAGATGATTTTCAAGCGTTATGCGATTTTGTGAAAGAGATGCGCTTCCATCGGCTTGGTGTCTTTACATATTCAAAGGAAGAAGGTACCGCGGCCTTTGGACTTGGCGATCCAGTTTCAGAAGAAATAAAGCAAGAGCGTCAAGCAACGATCATGGAAATCCAAAAAGATATATCTGAAAGTTACAATGAATCTTTGATCGGAAAGTCGGTGAAGGTCTTGATTGATTCTCAGGATGGAGAATTCTTTATTGGAAGAACAGAATGGGACGCGCCTGAGATCGACCAAGAAGTATTTGTGAGCAGCAGTCAGCCGTTGAAGGTGGGAACATTCCATACAGTTATTATTACCGATGCAGAGGAGTACGATTTATTTGCATCGGTGTGA
- a CDS encoding phosphatidate cytidylyltransferase: MTKFESLSTRVLVALIAIPIILWLTMLGGYYFFFLMTVISSLTLYEFYGLAEAKGAAPLKTLGLIAGVIVNAVFVYERFQVDIYQFILSHFNIHLAMFSQHQLLTVVVLKLLLLTMLIELFRTKASPITNIATTISGVMIVSLCFGTLIFLRELFPYGFPVYKFFATGYADDLQLAQINRWGGYTVIAVFASIWICDTAAYFGGSTFGKHRLFESVSPKKTWEGAIFGFVFAILTMVAAKILVLGYLAFQHAIILGVLIGVFGQLGDLIESRFKRDAGMKDSSQLIPGHGGFYDRFDSLVYISPIVYLYIDFIVLS, from the coding sequence ATGACAAAATTCGAAAGTTTGTCCACACGCGTGCTCGTCGCGCTCATCGCAATTCCAATTATTTTATGGCTGACAATGTTAGGCGGGTATTACTTCTTCTTCCTTATGACCGTCATCTCATCGCTTACCTTATATGAATTCTACGGGCTTGCAGAAGCTAAAGGTGCGGCACCGCTGAAAACTCTCGGGCTTATTGCCGGAGTTATTGTCAATGCTGTGTTTGTCTATGAGCGGTTTCAAGTAGATATCTACCAATTTATCCTTAGTCATTTCAACATTCATCTTGCGATGTTTTCGCAGCATCAACTGCTTACGGTTGTAGTACTGAAACTTTTATTGCTGACGATGCTCATTGAACTATTCCGTACGAAAGCTTCGCCGATAACCAATATTGCAACGACAATATCAGGTGTGATGATCGTCTCGCTCTGCTTCGGTACACTTATTTTCTTGCGAGAATTATTTCCATACGGATTTCCTGTCTATAAGTTCTTTGCAACAGGATATGCCGATGATCTGCAGCTTGCTCAAATCAATCGTTGGGGCGGATACACGGTCATTGCCGTTTTTGCATCGATTTGGATATGCGATACGGCGGCGTACTTTGGCGGGTCGACATTTGGAAAACACCGTTTGTTCGAGAGTGTCAGTCCGAAAAAAACATGGGAAGGTGCGATCTTTGGTTTTGTCTTCGCTATTTTGACGATGGTGGCAGCAAAAATATTGGTACTTGGTTATCTTGCATTTCAGCATGCGATTATTCTTGGTGTGCTCATTGGTGTATTCGGACAACTGGGCGATCTTATCGAATCTCGTTTTAAGCGGGATGCCGGAATGAAAGATTCTTCTCAATTGATTCCGGGGCATGGAGGCTTCTACGACCGTTTCGACAGTTTGGTTTATATCTCTCCGATTGTGTATCTTTATATAGACTTTATAGTGTTGTCGTAA
- a CDS encoding CPBP family intramembrane metalloprotease, with product MIEPNEQIPESADNEQFAADKLSFVDRHAIHPLIFAFASLVFVFLLYQVGGGVLTYLITGATSITRANVWTMRWLTLTGQLCFILIPTFLLARLFATRLREVFQFRVPGLRESTLALLALFSLQRVFEAYMFFQERVPMPEILREIVEPIKKMFEELTKVLVRADSPIELLAVILVVAVVPAIVEELLFRGLIQKIFERLMSPVVSAVLAGTIFGLYHLNPFEIVPLVGLGVFFGLLRYRSQSLLVPIAAHFFNNLMAVLASYYGIQDDNLMAAAQMTSSVPIMIFDLIGFGLLFFLTFVLYLRLTHDSSRRIHS from the coding sequence ATGATAGAACCGAACGAACAGATTCCAGAATCAGCAGATAATGAACAATTCGCTGCTGATAAACTTTCTTTTGTTGATCGACATGCGATCCATCCGCTTATTTTTGCATTCGCTTCATTAGTTTTTGTGTTTCTTCTCTATCAAGTCGGCGGTGGTGTGCTGACGTATCTCATTACAGGTGCAACATCTATTACACGCGCCAATGTTTGGACAATGCGCTGGCTAACGCTCACCGGACAACTGTGTTTCATCCTAATTCCTACATTTCTCCTCGCGCGGTTGTTTGCCACTCGCTTACGTGAAGTGTTTCAATTCAGAGTTCCGGGACTGCGCGAATCGACACTTGCACTCTTAGCACTTTTTTCATTGCAGCGTGTATTTGAAGCTTATATGTTTTTCCAGGAACGCGTTCCGATGCCGGAAATACTTCGTGAAATCGTCGAACCAATTAAAAAAATGTTTGAGGAATTGACGAAAGTTCTGGTGCGCGCCGATTCTCCAATAGAACTGTTGGCTGTCATTTTGGTTGTCGCGGTTGTGCCGGCCATTGTAGAAGAACTGCTGTTTCGCGGACTTATTCAAAAAATATTTGAACGATTAATGTCGCCCGTCGTATCGGCAGTGCTGGCAGGAACAATCTTCGGATTGTACCACCTCAATCCGTTTGAAATTGTTCCGCTCGTGGGATTAGGCGTATTTTTTGGATTGCTACGATATCGTTCGCAAAGTCTGTTAGTGCCGATCGCTGCGCATTTTTTCAATAACCTTATGGCAGTGCTTGCTTCCTATTACGGTATACAGGATGATAATCTCATGGCAGCCGCGCAGATGACATCCAGTGTGCCTATCATGATATTCGATTTAATAGGTTTTGGATTGCTCTTTTTTTTAACATTTGTTCTTTATCTTCGTCTCACACACGATAGTTCTCGGCGGATTCATTCATGA
- a CDS encoding DUF3108 domain-containing protein — protein sequence MKTIHNIIILILFPFTITFTQVQESGQVKSVDSLRDLNQIAFTRGERLVYDVGYSFITAAEAVFSIPEIQTISERECYQVLFTVNTTKTFSFFYKVDDRYETMIDKKGIFPWRYSQRIREGKYSNDFAAEFDQLHNVATTKEGRYPIPPYVHDVVSAMFYYRTMDFSKSRPGQKEYLQNFTKDKTYQLAVKFIGYQQISVDAGTFDCVVVEPLIMEGGLFKSEGRIIIWMTNDERKIPVKVSTKVPIGSIDAELREYSGINGPIKAKVK from the coding sequence GTGAAAACAATCCATAACATTATTATCCTTATTCTTTTTCCATTTACCATCACGTTTACTCAAGTGCAGGAATCCGGGCAGGTAAAGTCCGTAGACTCTCTTCGCGATCTTAATCAAATTGCTTTTACACGGGGTGAGCGTTTAGTGTACGACGTTGGATATAGTTTTATCACGGCGGCCGAGGCGGTATTTTCTATTCCAGAGATTCAGACAATCAGTGAGAGAGAATGTTATCAAGTGCTATTTACAGTGAATACTACTAAGACTTTCTCATTCTTTTATAAAGTTGATGATCGCTATGAAACGATGATTGATAAAAAAGGAATTTTTCCGTGGCGGTATTCGCAGCGCATACGTGAGGGAAAATACAGCAACGATTTCGCCGCTGAGTTCGATCAGCTTCATAACGTAGCGACGACAAAAGAAGGTCGTTATCCGATTCCCCCCTATGTGCATGATGTAGTTTCAGCCATGTTTTACTACCGGACGATGGACTTTTCAAAATCCCGCCCGGGTCAAAAAGAGTATTTACAAAACTTTACAAAAGATAAGACATATCAACTTGCAGTAAAGTTCATTGGGTACCAGCAAATTTCTGTAGATGCAGGAACCTTTGACTGTGTGGTAGTGGAACCACTTATTATGGAAGGCGGTCTCTTCAAGAGTGAGGGGCGTATAATTATCTGGATGACGAATGATGAACGCAAGATCCCGGTGAAGGTGAGCACGAAAGTACCTATTGGATCAATAGATGCTGAGTTGCGGGAATATTCAGGAATCAATGGACCGATTAAGGCAAAGGTAAAATAA
- a CDS encoding glycosyltransferase family 9 protein — MQNILIVRTDRIGDVILTLPTIEVLKLNFPNAHIAMLLSSYTASLVEGIADVLTYNRERALKPFFEMLAELRRARFDAAVVAFPRFRIALLLWLAGIPLRIGTGYRWYSFLFNRKIFEHRKTVEKHEAEYNVSLLRGLGCTVSSIPDVKLVISQQERKTVSDIRHSMGISEADNLVLLHPGSGGSARDWKPENFAQLAAELKKKGFLVVITGGISEKELVCSVTRNAGEGVKSFISDLSLKEFAAFIQTAQLFVANSTGPLHIAAAVGTPVIGFYAPVHVMSPKRWGPLTDKKVIFVPDPALCPQCKGGECTGNKCMEQIEVDQVVESAVKLITGNE; from the coding sequence TTGCAGAATATTTTAATCGTTCGAACCGACCGCATTGGAGATGTAATCCTTACGCTCCCTACAATCGAAGTGCTGAAGTTAAATTTCCCGAATGCACATATTGCAATGTTGTTGAGTTCGTATACCGCGAGCTTAGTGGAAGGCATTGCGGACGTTCTTACTTATAATAGAGAAAGAGCGCTGAAGCCATTCTTTGAGATGCTGGCGGAACTTCGCCGCGCGCGATTTGATGCGGCTGTGGTTGCATTTCCACGATTCCGCATTGCTCTTTTATTATGGCTGGCCGGAATTCCACTTCGAATTGGAACCGGGTACCGGTGGTATTCGTTTTTATTCAATCGAAAAATCTTTGAGCACCGTAAAACCGTTGAGAAGCATGAAGCGGAATACAATGTTTCGCTCTTAAGAGGTTTGGGATGTACAGTATCGTCGATTCCCGATGTAAAGCTTGTAATCTCTCAACAGGAAAGAAAAACAGTCTCTGATATTCGTCATTCAATGGGAATTTCGGAGGCCGACAATTTAGTATTGTTGCACCCCGGCAGTGGCGGTTCAGCGCGTGATTGGAAACCGGAAAACTTTGCCCAACTTGCCGCTGAATTGAAGAAAAAGGGATTTCTTGTCGTTATTACAGGAGGGATTTCTGAAAAAGAGCTTGTGTGCAGCGTAACACGGAACGCTGGGGAAGGTGTGAAGTCGTTCATCAGTGATCTCAGTTTAAAAGAGTTTGCAGCATTCATTCAAACGGCACAATTGTTTGTGGCGAACTCCACGGGTCCGTTGCACATTGCGGCAGCAGTTGGAACTCCCGTCATAGGGTTCTATGCTCCGGTGCATGTGATGAGCCCGAAGCGTTGGGGACCATTGACTGACAAGAAAGTAATCTTCGTTCCCGATCCAGCTTTATGTCCACAGTGCAAAGGCGGCGAGTGTACAGGTAACAAATGTATGGAGCAGATTGAAGTGGATCAGGTCGTGGAATCGGCGGTAAAACTAATAACTGGTAATGAGTAA
- a CDS encoding helix-turn-helix domain-containing protein: MQTRLILQVPNMIMVVNPLILLLGPFVYFYVKSLTNINWKFSVKLLIHFIPATAFYIYFLPVYILNEQEKFQLILDAFQNHKFIIPKTFYIITIAQIFIYIVYSIKLLYQHSKYIKNNFSFIERLNLNWLKRLLVIFIFLWLAFALRSLYPISMIWEISALLSILTMYIVGYFGYNQPVIFPESLNDPLSALNKEEKKKYATSTLTENEITEYVKKLQALMNSEKIFLKSDLKIGDVAEKMDLPVYYVSQVINEKLGKNFYDFVNEYRVDEVKKRFADTKNDYLTILAIGFDSGFNSKSAFYSAFKRNTGMIPSEFKKHLISR; the protein is encoded by the coding sequence ATGCAAACGCGATTAATTCTGCAGGTTCCGAATATGATCATGGTGGTCAATCCATTGATATTACTCCTCGGTCCATTTGTTTATTTTTATGTGAAATCCCTGACCAATATCAATTGGAAGTTCAGTGTAAAACTTCTTATACATTTTATTCCTGCAACGGCATTCTATATCTATTTTTTACCTGTATACATTTTAAATGAACAGGAAAAATTCCAATTGATTTTGGATGCATTCCAGAATCACAAGTTTATCATTCCCAAAACTTTTTACATCATCACGATAGCACAAATCTTCATCTATATAGTTTATTCTATAAAACTACTCTATCAACATTCCAAATATATAAAGAACAACTTTTCTTTCATCGAGCGGCTCAATCTCAATTGGCTGAAACGATTACTCGTCATTTTTATTTTCCTTTGGCTTGCATTTGCACTACGATCGCTGTATCCAATCAGTATGATTTGGGAAATCAGTGCATTGTTGTCGATTCTCACGATGTATATTGTCGGGTATTTCGGGTATAACCAGCCTGTTATTTTTCCAGAATCACTGAACGATCCATTGTCGGCGCTGAACAAAGAGGAAAAAAAGAAATATGCTACTTCCACTCTCACAGAGAACGAGATAACAGAGTATGTGAAGAAGCTCCAGGCATTGATGAATAGCGAAAAAATATTCTTAAAAAGTGATCTGAAAATAGGAGATGTTGCCGAGAAAATGGATCTGCCGGTGTATTATGTTTCGCAAGTAATCAATGAAAAACTCGGCAAGAACTTTTACGACTTTGTTAATGAATACAGAGTTGATGAAGTAAAAAAGCGATTCGCTGACACCAAGAATGACTATTTGACTATTCTCGCTATCGGGTTCGATTCTGGTTTTAATTCCAAATCAGCGTTCTATTCTGCTTTTAAAAGAAATACCGGAATGATTCCATCGGAATTCAAAAAGCACCTTATTTCCCGCTAA
- a CDS encoding MBL fold metallo-hydrolase, with amino-acid sequence MNRNYKIRILGMTLCFYMFIICGYINNAMARNTLGKSDSLKYLGHSFVKIKTLEGKVIYIDPYNVNEFADSADVILVTHEHSDHNDLTRVKQRATCQVIRSANAIQSGAYQSFTIGNIKITAVAAYNANHPKSSCVGYVIEFDGIKLYHAGDTGKITEMADLASQNISYALLPMDGIYTMTPEEATQASAMIQAKYDIPIHTMPPPDTYSDACVARFTSPHKLIVKPAASIELSSTATSVDKSTMHPEGFRLEQNYPNPFNPTTAISYQLSVNGNVKLSIFDMLGKEVTTLVNEKKPAGSYTVQWKATGMPSGIYFYRVQMGVFTETKKLVLSK; translated from the coding sequence ATGAACCGGAATTACAAAATTCGTATACTCGGTATGACTCTCTGTTTCTATATGTTCATCATATGCGGGTATATTAATAACGCCATGGCGCGAAATACCCTTGGCAAGTCAGATTCACTCAAATATCTTGGACATTCATTTGTCAAGATTAAGACTTTGGAGGGGAAAGTGATCTATATCGATCCTTATAATGTGAATGAGTTCGCAGATTCAGCCGATGTTATTCTTGTCACTCACGAACATTCGGATCACAATGATCTCACTCGTGTAAAACAAAGAGCGACCTGCCAGGTTATTCGAAGCGCTAACGCGATACAGAGCGGCGCTTATCAGAGTTTTACGATCGGGAATATTAAAATCACAGCAGTGGCGGCATACAACGCTAATCATCCAAAAAGCAGTTGTGTCGGATATGTGATTGAATTTGATGGTATCAAACTCTATCACGCTGGCGACACTGGAAAAATTACCGAAATGGCTGATCTTGCTAGTCAAAATATATCGTACGCTCTTCTGCCTATGGATGGTATTTATACAATGACTCCTGAAGAAGCAACGCAAGCATCCGCAATGATCCAGGCAAAGTACGATATACCAATCCATACTATGCCTCCACCGGATACTTATAGCGATGCATGTGTAGCACGATTTACATCACCGCATAAACTTATTGTAAAACCCGCGGCGTCAATCGAATTGAGTAGCACTGCGACATCCGTTGATAAATCCACGATGCATCCTGAAGGCTTTCGACTGGAGCAAAATTACCCGAATCCATTCAATCCGACAACAGCTATCAGTTATCAGTTATCAGTTAATGGCAACGTGAAGTTGAGCATCTTCGATATGCTTGGAAAAGAAGTAACAACATTAGTGAACGAGAAGAAACCGGCAGGCAGTTATACTGTGCAATGGAAAGCGACAGGAATGCCAAGCGGGATTTACTTTTATCGTGTGCAAATGGGTGTATTTACTGAGACGAAAAAGCTCGTGTTATCAAAATAG
- a CDS encoding cyclic 2,3-diphosphoglycerate synthase translates to MKRARVIIMGAAGRDFHNFNTVFRTDDRYEVVAFTATQIPNIAERKYPAELSGALYPKGIPIFPESELPRLIKELKADEVVFAYSDVSFNYVMSKAALVVAAGADFKLQGARPTMLKSKVPVVAVVAVRTGAGKSQTSRKVCELLRAAGKKVVAVRHPMPYGDLVMQKVQRYSSLEDLQKHKCTVEEMEEYEPHIVNGTIIYAGVDYEAILREAEKEADVIVWDGGNNDMSFYQPDLTITVADPHRAGHEISYYPGTVNIHLADVVIINKIDTSSRINIDIVRKNIVSLNPKAIIIEAASPISVDDESVIRNKRVLVVEDGPTLTHGEMTYGAGHVAARKYGAKEIVDPRPWVVNSIAETFKKYPHIGTLLPAMGYGGKQIKDLETTINKVECDSVIIGTPIDLRRIIKINKPSTRIYYELDEIAKPNLNEILTGFMKKHGLK, encoded by the coding sequence ATGAAACGTGCCAGAGTGATCATTATGGGCGCTGCGGGAAGGGATTTTCATAACTTTAATACCGTTTTCCGTACGGACGATCGCTATGAAGTTGTTGCCTTTACTGCAACACAAATACCAAATATCGCAGAGCGAAAATATCCTGCAGAACTTTCAGGCGCGCTTTATCCCAAAGGTATTCCAATCTTCCCGGAATCGGAATTACCGCGCCTCATTAAAGAATTGAAGGCCGATGAAGTCGTGTTCGCATATTCGGATGTATCGTTCAATTATGTGATGAGCAAAGCAGCGCTTGTTGTGGCGGCTGGAGCCGATTTCAAGCTGCAGGGTGCTCGACCTACAATGTTGAAGAGCAAAGTTCCAGTCGTTGCTGTTGTTGCCGTACGCACAGGAGCAGGAAAAAGTCAGACTTCACGCAAAGTATGTGAATTACTTCGCGCAGCTGGAAAGAAGGTCGTTGCCGTCCGTCATCCGATGCCATACGGCGATTTGGTCATGCAAAAAGTGCAGCGATATTCTTCTCTTGAAGATTTACAAAAACACAAATGTACAGTCGAAGAAATGGAAGAATACGAACCGCATATTGTCAATGGCACGATCATATATGCCGGCGTAGATTATGAAGCAATTTTGCGAGAAGCAGAAAAAGAAGCTGATGTCATTGTATGGGATGGTGGGAATAACGATATGTCGTTTTACCAACCTGATCTCACAATTACAGTTGCAGATCCGCATCGCGCTGGGCACGAAATATCTTATTATCCCGGAACGGTAAACATTCATCTTGCCGATGTTGTCATCATTAATAAAATTGATACTTCATCACGCATCAATATTGATATTGTTCGGAAGAACATCGTCAGCCTTAATCCGAAAGCAATCATCATTGAAGCGGCGTCGCCTATAAGCGTGGATGACGAATCTGTTATCCGCAACAAACGCGTTCTCGTTGTGGAAGATGGGCCAACCTTGACGCACGGTGAGATGACATACGGAGCCGGTCATGTTGCAGCACGAAAATACGGTGCAAAAGAGATTGTCGATCCGCGGCCGTGGGTCGTCAATTCCATTGCTGAAACTTTTAAGAAATATCCGCATATTGGAACGTTGCTGCCGGCAATGGGGTATGGCGGAAAACAGATCAAAGATCTGGAAACGACGATCAACAAAGTTGAATGCGATTCTGTCATCATCGGCACACCGATTGACCTTCGCCGTATCATCAAGATCAACAAACCAAGCACGCGTATTTATTACGAGCTGGACGAAATCGCAAAACCAAATTTGAATGAGATTTTGACCGGCTTTATGAAGAAACATGGATTGAAATAA
- the argF gene encoding ornithine carbamoyltransferase: MKRDFLTIADWSGKELLQILALSKRMKANPKKFSKSLEGKSVALIFEKQSLRTHVTFEIGIKQLGANTVYLTNADISLGKRESIYDVAKNLERWVDAVVIRTFAQKDVDDLAQCAKASIINALTDFEHPCQAVGDFFTIQEHLGSFQGKKFAWVGDGNNVCHSLMLLAAKVGMNFTAVTPAGLLPDTNVINRAKEIAASTGARIEFSSNPAEGVRDADVIYTDVWVSMGQEADRETKMKAFSGFQVNAELLKNAKPTAVFMHCLPAHRGEEVTDEVMDSPQSIVFDEAENRLHTQKAILYTLLKGQSREKLHTGGSRRKLAHSRGTTRNNSRTTRKR, translated from the coding sequence ATGAAACGAGATTTTCTCACAATCGCCGATTGGTCAGGAAAAGAGTTGCTCCAAATCCTCGCCTTGTCGAAGAGAATGAAAGCGAATCCAAAAAAGTTTTCGAAATCATTGGAAGGTAAATCCGTTGCGTTGATTTTTGAAAAACAATCGCTTCGCACCCATGTGACGTTTGAAATCGGTATCAAACAACTCGGCGCGAATACAGTGTATCTTACGAATGCAGATATCAGTCTTGGCAAGCGCGAATCGATTTATGATGTTGCAAAGAATCTCGAACGCTGGGTGGATGCAGTTGTCATTCGCACATTTGCGCAGAAAGATGTTGACGATCTTGCTCAGTGTGCCAAGGCGAGCATCATAAACGCGCTGACGGACTTCGAGCATCCTTGTCAGGCGGTTGGAGATTTTTTCACCATTCAAGAGCATCTCGGCTCTTTCCAAGGAAAGAAATTTGCGTGGGTTGGCGACGGTAACAACGTATGTCATTCGCTTATGCTGTTGGCGGCAAAAGTTGGAATGAATTTTACGGCTGTTACTCCAGCCGGGCTTCTGCCGGATACAAACGTCATAAATCGTGCAAAAGAAATTGCCGCATCGACTGGCGCAAGAATCGAATTCTCATCAAATCCAGCTGAAGGTGTACGCGATGCGGATGTTATATACACAGACGTGTGGGTGAGTATGGGACAAGAGGCTGACCGTGAAACAAAGATGAAAGCATTTTCCGGATTCCAAGTGAACGCAGAATTGTTGAAGAATGCTAAACCAACTGCTGTTTTTATGCATTGCTTGCCGGCGCATCGTGGAGAGGAAGTGACGGATGAAGTGATGGATTCGCCGCAGTCCATTGTTTTTGATGAAGCAGAAAATCGGCTTCACACACAAAAGGCAATTCTCTACACGTTGTTGAAGGGACAGAGTCGTGAAAAACTCCATACTGGTGGCAGTCGGCGGAAACTCGCTCATTCGCGCGGGACAACGCGGAACAATAGCCGAACAACGCGAAAACGCTAG
- the arcC gene encoding carbamate kinase → MKNSILVAVGGNSLIRAGQRGTIAEQRENARLTAEVIAGIAARGYSLVVTHGNGPQVGAQLLRSEAGSSQTYTLPLDICVAMTQGEIGFALQNSMQIAFRKHGINRPVVTIVTQVVVDKNDLAFQRPTKPIGPFYSKETAERKRKELGWNIIEDAARGYRRVVASPLPKDIVELEVIKGCLERNIVVVAVGGGGIPVIFENSEMKGIEAVIDKDRASALLAARLGIEHFIISTEVPEVYINYKKPNQQKLRGITVAEAKKHFADGQFSEGSMRPKIEAALDFLNNGGKMVTITDPEHLIAALDGEAGTRITK, encoded by the coding sequence GTGAAAAACTCCATACTGGTGGCAGTCGGCGGAAACTCGCTCATTCGCGCGGGACAACGCGGAACAATAGCCGAACAACGCGAAAACGCTAGACTCACAGCTGAGGTTATCGCTGGAATTGCCGCACGCGGATATTCGCTTGTTGTCACACATGGGAATGGTCCGCAAGTCGGCGCACAGTTGTTGCGCTCGGAAGCCGGCTCTTCTCAAACGTACACTCTTCCGCTGGATATCTGTGTCGCAATGACGCAAGGCGAGATTGGATTCGCGTTACAAAATTCCATGCAGATAGCGTTTCGGAAACACGGAATCAATCGTCCGGTAGTGACTATCGTAACACAAGTGGTTGTTGATAAAAATGATCTTGCATTCCAGCGTCCAACCAAGCCAATTGGCCCGTTCTATTCCAAAGAGACTGCAGAACGCAAACGAAAAGAGCTGGGATGGAATATTATTGAAGATGCTGCTCGCGGTTATCGGCGTGTCGTCGCTTCGCCGCTTCCGAAAGACATCGTCGAACTTGAAGTCATCAAAGGGTGTCTCGAACGCAACATCGTCGTCGTTGCAGTCGGCGGCGGTGGTATTCCTGTGATTTTTGAAAATAGTGAAATGAAAGGCATTGAAGCGGTGATTGATAAAGACCGCGCATCAGCTTTGCTTGCCGCGAGATTAGGCATCGAACATTTTATTATTTCTACCGAGGTACCGGAAGTATACATCAATTACAAGAAACCGAATCAGCAAAAATTACGCGGCATCACAGTGGCGGAAGCGAAGAAACATTTCGCTGACGGACAGTTTAGCGAAGGAAGTATGAGACCGAAGATTGAAGCAGCACTGGATTTTCTCAACAACGGCGGTAAAATGGTTACGATTACCGATCCGGAGCATCTCATTGCCGCACTCGACGGCGAAGCGGGAACAAGGATAACAAAATAA